One stretch of Helicobacter suis HS1 DNA includes these proteins:
- a CDS encoding type IV secretion system protein has product MAFERHQIWGRVQESEQMSLEQQVSQEINPQNTQQEPIDKRHAQLMNFFSRFLTKKEKLETSVLFEKVQESSLVFKMEGKILDYLLIISIFFFITTCLLIICLIVLLPLKEKEPYLVTFATSTQNFALVQRADKRISANEALVRQLLGAYILNRESITHIKENEAQRFEIIRHQSSYDVWKAFENLVAYDSSIYTNENLTRDVKIINIAIIKKGYANADIEVNLYDRGLLESKKRYRVILTYDFLPIKINFASMPLNPTGFEIKGYSVTEIATLKELDEQHKVLDIPKSKIQEKPSLAPTQGDYRYKKNSP; this is encoded by the coding sequence GTGGCATTTGAAAGGCATCAAATCTGGGGAAGAGTTCAAGAGAGTGAGCAAATGTCCCTAGAGCAACAAGTATCCCAAGAGATTAATCCACAGAATACACAACAAGAACCCATTGATAAACGCCACGCCCAACTCATGAATTTCTTTTCACGCTTTCTTACAAAGAAAGAAAAGTTAGAAACCTCTGTACTTTTTGAAAAAGTCCAAGAGAGCAGCCTAGTATTTAAGATGGAGGGCAAGATATTAGATTATTTGTTAATCATCTCTATTTTTTTCTTCATCACTACATGCCTATTAATTATTTGTCTGATTGTACTTCTTCCTTTGAAAGAAAAAGAGCCCTATTTAGTAACCTTTGCAACTTCTACTCAAAATTTTGCTCTAGTGCAAAGAGCAGATAAAAGAATCAGCGCCAATGAAGCGCTCGTACGTCAGCTCTTAGGGGCTTATATTCTTAACAGAGAAAGCATCACCCATATTAAGGAGAATGAAGCCCAGCGTTTTGAGATCATCCGCCACCAAAGCTCTTATGATGTTTGGAAGGCTTTTGAGAATCTAGTGGCCTATGATAGTAGCATTTATACCAATGAGAATCTCACTAGAGATGTCAAAATTATTAATATTGCCATTATTAAGAAAGGTTATGCCAATGCAGATATTGAGGTAAACTTGTATGATCGAGGCCTTTTAGAAAGCAAGAAGCGTTATAGGGTGATTCTAACTTATGATTTTTTGCCTATCAAAATTAATTTTGCTTCTATGCCACTAAATCCCACAGGCTTTGAAATCAAAGGGTATAGTGTTACAGAGATTGCAACACTCAAAGAGTTAGATGAACAGCATAAAGTCTTAGATATTCCTAAGAGTAAAATTCAAGAAAAGCCTTCTTTAGCTCCTACACAAGGAGACTACCGGTATAAGAAAAATTCTCCATGA